A region of the Candidatus Zixiibacteriota bacterium genome:
CTGTCAGGTTATTTATTCCTGGTTCATAGTTACCAAGCAGGAGCTTGGTAGCTATCATTGAAATTCACGTTCCTTTCGAGAAAATTATTTTCCTTAAGCTGTCAGGTTATTTATTCCTGGTTCATAGTTACCAAGCAGGAGCTTGGTAGCTAGCATTGAACAAACTCTCTGCTAAAACGACACTTCCTGGTTACCAAGCTCCTGCTTGGTAACTAACGCCGCACACTTCCTGGTTACCAAGCTCCTGCTTGGCAACTAACACCGCACATTATAATTAAACAATATCCTCTATTTCAAGCAAACCCTTTCCTAAAATAAAATTCGTTGCGCTTGAATATTTCCAATCTTCAGGATTTTCTACATAACCGCCCCGTACAGGATTCTCGTGTATATAATTAGCTTTCTGCCTGAACATATCAATACCCTGAATTAATTGAGGATGAAATCCCTCCTGCCACACTTGATATATTGAATCTGTTTTATACTTCTTTTTATTGATTCTCATAAGATTCAATACATTATTTCTATTATCCTCTTTCAATTG
Encoded here:
- a CDS encoding transposase, with the protein product MRTRYNIYDKEGIHFISSSIINWLPVFVNDMYFNILIESFKYCQRKKKFCLFAYVLMKNHFHAILSADNLAKFMKEYKSYTARQIVNQLKEDNRNNVLNLMRINKKKYKTDSIYQVWQEGFHPQLIQGIDMFRQKANYIHENPVRGGYVENPEDWKYSSATNFILGKGLLEIEDIV